The segment TGATCCGATTCTACGGCTTTTCGCCGACCGAAGTACGGCAGGCGGCGGGGGGCGACGGGATGCTGCCGCTCGACATCGACCCCAAGCTCGCCTGGGCGCTGGAACGTCGGGACCTTTTCCCGCTCGATATCAACCGCGCCCCGCGCGAGGCGCTGCTGCGGGTGCCGGGATTGGGCGTGAAGGCGGTGGACGCGCTGATCGCCGCGCGCCGGCACCGGCGCTTGCGGCTTGCCGATCTCGGCCGGCTGACGCTGTCGCTCACCAAGGTGAAGCCGTTCATCACCGCCGTCGACTGGCGCCCGACGCTGCTGACCGACCGGATAGATCTGAAAACACAGCTGACGCCCGCCGCCGACCGCCAGCTCGAACTGTTCGCGGCATGACCGCGGGTCCGGCCGAGGACGGCATGCGCCTCGCCATGCTGGACCGGCCCGATGATTTTGGCGAATGGCGGGACCATGCCCGCGTGCTGCTGGCCGAGGGGGTGCCCCCCGAACATATACGCTGGCGCGAAGGGGACAACACCGGCGACCTGTTCGATGTGCTGGCGCCCGCCGCCCCGGCCCCTGTCCCCCAATCCGCAGCAAAGCAGCAGATCACCGTGCCCGCCGCCTTTCTGGCGCTGGCCAAATCCGCCTGCCTGCACCGCGATCCGGCGCGATTCGATCTGCTGTACCGGCTGCTCTGGCGGCTTCAGGCCGATCGCCGCCTGATCGACGACAAGACCGATGTCGACCGGATCGCGGTGGAGGCGCTGGCGCGCGAGGTGCGGCACGATATCCACAAGATGCGTGCCTTTGTGCGCTTTCGCGAAACGCAGGACGAGGACGGCACGCCGCATTTCATCGCGTGGTTCGAGCCCGCCCATCATATCCTGCGCGCCAATGCGGCGTTTTTCGTCAACCGCTTCACCACCATGCGCTGGTCGATCCTGACCCCGATGGGGTCGCTCCACTGGGACGGCACGCGCCTGACCGAAGGCCCCGCCGCGTGCCGCAGCGATGCACCGCGCGAAGATGCGGCGGAGGCGCTGTGGAAAACCTATTACGCCGCGATCTTCAACCCGGCACGGCTGAAGGTGGGCACGATGGTGAAGGAAATGCCGCGCCGATATTGGAAGAACATGCCCGAAGCCGCGCTGATCCCCGATCTGATCGCGGGCGCCCGCGCCCGCGAGGCCGCGATGATCGAGGCAGGGCGCGACATGTTCGAAGGCGCAGAGCGCCCGACCTGCCTGGGGGAGGTCGCCCGGTCGATCGCGGCGTGCCGATTATGCCCCATCGGCTGCAACGGCACGC is part of the Sphingomonas sp. C3-2 genome and harbors:
- a CDS encoding UdgX family uracil-DNA binding protein (This protein belongs to the uracil DNA glycosylase superfamily, members of which act in excision repair of DNA. However, it belongs more specifically to UdgX branch, whose founding member was found to bind uracil in DNA (where it does not belong), without cleaving it, appears to promote DNA repair by a pathway involving RecA, rather than base excision.) translates to MTAGPAEDGMRLAMLDRPDDFGEWRDHARVLLAEGVPPEHIRWREGDNTGDLFDVLAPAAPAPVPQSAAKQQITVPAAFLALAKSACLHRDPARFDLLYRLLWRLQADRRLIDDKTDVDRIAVEALAREVRHDIHKMRAFVRFRETQDEDGTPHFIAWFEPAHHILRANAAFFVNRFTTMRWSILTPMGSLHWDGTRLTEGPAACRSDAPREDAAEALWKTYYAAIFNPARLKVGTMVKEMPRRYWKNMPEAALIPDLIAGARAREAAMIEAGRDMFEGAERPTCLGEVARSIAACRLCPIGCNGTRAVAGEGPADAALMIVGEQPGDIEEVEGRPFVGPAGRLLSAHLAAVGIDRGKAYLTNAAKHFKFTPRGTKRIHETPSAREIDLCRWWLDSERALVKPRFILALGASAARGILGKTVSVQKVRGQPHTLPDGSTLWITTHPSYLLRLPEGARAAEEARFAEDLAHMAAQLGSQG